In the genome of Myxococcus stipitatus, one region contains:
- a CDS encoding glycosyltransferase produces the protein MRICLVSKELSPFFGGGIGTYVALMSRAFSDAGHEVHVLTAAHPGLEQAPVLFPGVRVHTVAELEPGYAGAFPFPPLRHAMAAYTALQSLHAQHPFDLIEFPEYEGEGYFALRARRTLGALATAVLAVRLHTPTHEVQRFNRVTTLDMDATQQEFMEDCSIRDADLLLSPTQSLLDLVRTRLELGDKGVVVPHPFPTSSFAQPTARPRAEPPRVLYFGRLEYRKGVQHLIEAMQLLFARGLQAEVQFVGGDTRTGPFGRSMREWLERRIAPEWKHRFHFEPPRPRAELAAVISEATVCCFPSLWENFPNVCLEAMSAGCLVVGSDAGGMAEVIQDGHSGLLFRAGDSKHLAEVLERALTTPALQQAVRDAAPARIADYCQPASIARQVEAAVAAHPPRLPALRPPAKTKAKGSTPRVTVLVPYFNMGRYLPETLRSIRAQTFTDYEILLVDDGSTDPHSRALLETLDAPDLRIISKQNGGLSSARNAGLREAKGHYVLPLDADDLLQPTFLEKTVAVMEGSRDFAFVTSLVSYFIDDPARVVGGWAPWGVERDALWVFNVASTCTALMERRHLEEVGGYDEWLTAYEDWDVFCSLAERGLSGTVIPEPLFQYRLRPDSMTRTTVVTDRYAVMAYLYQKHPSLALQPERSLRILQGEAHKQQQLAAMNTAPTKPLLHQVADRVNEALKQQLEPFHPALRRTAQWLLKSSPEDSRPLRYQLMEKVKRLKPPGR, from the coding sequence TTGCGCATCTGCCTCGTATCCAAAGAGCTCTCGCCATTCTTCGGGGGCGGCATCGGCACCTACGTCGCCCTCATGAGTCGGGCCTTCTCGGACGCGGGGCATGAGGTCCATGTCCTCACCGCGGCACACCCAGGACTCGAACAAGCGCCCGTTCTATTCCCCGGGGTGCGGGTCCACACCGTCGCCGAGCTGGAGCCAGGATACGCGGGCGCCTTCCCGTTTCCTCCGCTGCGGCATGCCATGGCGGCGTACACCGCGTTGCAATCGCTTCACGCCCAGCACCCGTTCGACCTCATCGAGTTCCCCGAGTATGAGGGCGAGGGCTACTTCGCGTTGCGAGCCCGGAGGACGCTGGGAGCGCTCGCCACCGCGGTACTCGCGGTCCGCCTCCACACCCCCACGCACGAGGTCCAGCGCTTCAACCGCGTCACCACGCTGGACATGGACGCCACCCAGCAGGAGTTCATGGAGGACTGCTCCATCCGGGACGCGGACCTCCTGCTCTCTCCCACTCAGTCCCTGCTCGACCTTGTGAGGACGCGGCTGGAGCTCGGGGACAAGGGCGTGGTGGTGCCGCACCCCTTCCCCACGAGCTCCTTCGCCCAGCCCACGGCGCGCCCACGCGCCGAGCCACCGCGCGTGCTGTATTTCGGACGGCTCGAGTACCGGAAGGGCGTGCAGCATCTCATCGAGGCGATGCAGCTCCTCTTTGCCCGCGGACTCCAAGCCGAGGTCCAGTTCGTGGGAGGAGACACGCGAACGGGGCCCTTCGGCCGGTCCATGCGCGAGTGGCTGGAGCGCCGCATCGCACCGGAATGGAAGCACCGCTTCCACTTCGAGCCGCCCCGCCCGCGCGCCGAGCTCGCCGCCGTCATCTCGGAGGCGACGGTCTGCTGCTTCCCGTCGCTCTGGGAGAACTTCCCCAACGTGTGCCTGGAGGCCATGAGCGCCGGCTGCCTTGTCGTCGGCAGCGACGCCGGTGGCATGGCGGAGGTCATCCAGGACGGTCACAGCGGCCTCCTGTTCCGGGCCGGAGATTCAAAGCACCTGGCGGAGGTCCTCGAGCGCGCGCTGACCACGCCCGCGCTGCAGCAAGCCGTGCGCGACGCGGCCCCCGCGCGAATCGCCGACTACTGCCAGCCCGCGAGCATCGCGCGGCAGGTCGAGGCCGCCGTCGCGGCGCATCCGCCCCGCCTCCCCGCGCTTCGCCCGCCGGCCAAGACCAAGGCCAAGGGGAGCACGCCACGAGTGACCGTCCTCGTGCCCTACTTCAACATGGGGCGCTACCTGCCGGAGACCCTGCGCTCCATCCGCGCGCAGACCTTCACGGACTACGAAATCCTCCTCGTGGATGACGGCTCCACCGACCCGCACAGCCGTGCGTTGCTGGAGACCTTGGACGCACCGGACCTGCGCATCATCTCCAAGCAGAACGGGGGACTCAGCTCGGCCCGGAACGCGGGGCTGCGAGAGGCGAAGGGGCACTATGTCCTGCCGCTGGATGCGGACGACCTCCTCCAGCCCACCTTCCTCGAGAAGACCGTCGCCGTCATGGAAGGCTCACGAGACTTCGCCTTCGTCACGTCGCTGGTGTCCTACTTCATCGATGACCCGGCGCGAGTCGTGGGCGGCTGGGCCCCCTGGGGCGTCGAGCGAGATGCCCTCTGGGTGTTCAACGTGGCCTCTACCTGCACCGCGCTGATGGAGCGCCGGCACCTGGAAGAGGTCGGCGGCTACGACGAGTGGCTCACGGCCTACGAAGACTGGGATGTCTTCTGCTCGCTCGCCGAGCGAGGGCTTTCGGGCACGGTCATTCCCGAGCCCCTCTTCCAGTACCGGCTGCGCCCGGACTCGATGACTCGCACCACGGTGGTGACGGACCGCTACGCGGTGATGGCGTACCTGTACCAGAAGCATCCTTCGCTGGCCCTCCAGCCGGAGCGCTCCCTGCGCATCCTCCAGGGGGAAGCGCACAAACAGCAGCAGCTGGCGGCGATGAACACCGCGCCCACCAAGCCCCTGCTGCACCAGGTCGCGGACCGGGTGAACGAGGCCCTCAAGCAGCAGCTGGAGCCTTTCCATCCCGCGCTGCGGCGAAC